The Elgaria multicarinata webbii isolate HBS135686 ecotype San Diego chromosome 4, rElgMul1.1.pri, whole genome shotgun sequence genome contains a region encoding:
- the BCLAF1 gene encoding bcl-2-associated transcription factor 1 isoform X1: protein MGRSNTRSHSSRSKSRSQSSSRSRSRSHSRKKRYSSRSRSRTYSRSRSRDRVYNRDYRRDYRNNRGMRRPYGYRGRGRGYYPGGGGRYHRGGYRPVWNRRHSRSPRRGRSRSRSPKRRSVSSQRSRSRSRRSYRSSRSPRSSSSRSSSPYSKSPVSSKRHGSSEKQAKKTEAAALQGSPLKNKSQEEEKGAFEHDPSEPLDDFNKSAAASGDIWPGLSAYDNSPRSPHSPSIASPPSQSSSCSDAHLLSTVHSAKDTPQHSHSIQHSPERSGSGSLGNGSSRYSPSQNSPLHHIPSRRSPAKAIASQNAPREETRMRSFYPEAGDQETAKGAKFLKRYTDEESRVYLLDRSNTREKDAQKERGSEKGRTEGEREWDDQEALEYYMDKETGKQKFNDSDGEDTEETEDYRQFRKSVLADQGKSFAASHRNAEDEGSKYKSKISMKANRENEGFREDKNYKLKETPSYVVERPNVPKDKHKEDDKISERMMKKETQSPEQVKSEKLKELFDYSPPLHKNLDAREKSTFREESPLRIKMIASDSHRPEVKLKMAPVPLDDSNRPASLTKDRLLASTLVHSVKKEQEFRSIFDHIKLPQASKSTSESFIQHIVSLVHHVKEQYFKSAGMTLSERFTAYQKATEEHSTRQKSPEIHRRIDISPSALRKHTRLAGEERAFKEETQKGDKKLKCDAADLRHDIDRRRKERSKERGDSKGSRESSGSRKQEKIPKDYKDYKSYKDDSKQKRDQDRSRSSSTSSPSSSSSSSREDKDCKKERDEEFKPHHEQKEYPGFTGVGRPRGTFFRIRGRGRARGVFAGTNTGPSNSNPTFQKRPKEEEWDPEYTPKSKKYFLHDDRDDGVDYWAKRGRGRGIFQRGRGRFNFKKSGSSPKWTHDKYQGDGLVEDEEETIESEDKERRKDEKE from the exons ATGGGTCGCTCTAACACAAGATCACATTCTTCAAGATCGAAGTCCAGATCTCAGTCTAGTTCAAGGTCAAGATCCAGATCACACTCTAGAAAAAAGAGATACAG TTCTAGGTCTCGGTCCAGGACATACTCACGATCTCGCAGTAGAGATCGTGTCTATAATAGAGATTACCGCAGAGATTACAGAAATAATAGAGGAATGAGACGCCCATATGGCTACAGAGGAAGAGGTAGAGGATATTATCCAGGAGGCGGAGGTAGATATCACCGTGGAGGTTATCGACCAGTCTGGAATAGAAGACACTCTCGAAGCCCTAGACGGGGCCGCTcacgttccagaagtccaaaGAGAAGGTCGGTCTCTTCCCAGAGATCACGGAGCAGATCTCGCCGATCCTACAGATCTTCCAGGTCTCCAAGATCCTCATCATCTCGGTCTTCATCTCCATACAGCAAATCTCCTGTTTCTTCCAAAAGACATGGGtcatcagaaaagcaagcaaaGAAAACTGAGGCAGCTGCTTTGCAAGGcagcccattaaaaaataaatcacaagaggaagagaaaggtgCATTTGAACATGACCCATCTGAGCCGCTAGATGATTTCAATAAATCAGCAGCAGCTTCAGGTGATATATGGCCTGGCCTTTCAGCATATGATAATAGTCCAAGGTCTCCTCATAGTCCTTCTATTGCCTCCCCACCTAGTCAGAGTTCTTCATGCTCTGATGCCCACTTACTCAGCACAGTTCACTCAGCAAAGGACACACCTCAGCACTCACATTCCATTCAGCATAGCCCTGAGAGGTCTGGTTCTGGTTCCCTTGGAAATGGTTCCAGTCGTTATAGCCCTTCCCAGAATAGTCCACTGCATCACATTCCTTCAAGGAGAAGCCCTGCAAAAGCGATTGCATCACAGAATGCTCCACGCGAGGAGACTCGCATGCGCTCATTTTATCCAGAAGCTGGGGATCAGGAAACTGCAAAGGGTGCAAAGTTTCTGAAACG GTACACAGATGAAGAGTCTAGAGTATACCTGCTTGATAGAAGTAATACTAGGGAGAAAGAtgctcagaaagagagagggtcAGAGAAGGGAAggacagagggagaaagagagtggGATGATCAGGAAGCTTTGGAATATTATATGGATAAAGAGACTGGAAAACAAAAATTTAATGACTCTGATGGGGAAGACACAGAGGAGACGGAAGATTATAGACAGTTCAGAAAGTCTGTTCTGGCAGATCAGGGTAAGAGCTTTGCTGCATCTCACCGGAATGCTGAGGATGAAGGCTCCAAGTACAAATCTAAAATCTCTATGAAGGCAAATAGAGAAAATGAAGGATTTAGGGAAGATAAAAATTACAAGCTTAAGGAGACACCTAGCTATGTAGTGGAGAGGCCTAATGTGCCAAAAGATAAGCACAAGGAAGATGATAAAATTTCTGAGAGAATGATGAAGAAAGAAACCCAGTCACCTGAGCAGGTAAAGTCTGAGAAGCTCAAAGAACTCTTTGATTATAGTCCTCCCCTGCACAAGAATCTGGATGCAAGAGAGAAATCTACCTTCAGGGAGGAGAGCCCACTTAGGATCAAAATGATAGCCAGTGACTCCCATCGACCTGAAGTTAAACTTAAAATGGCACCTGTGCCACTTGATGATTCAAACAG ACCTGCTTCCTTGACTAAAGACAGGCTGCTTGCTAGTACACTTGTCCATTCAGTCAAGAAGGAGCAAGAGTTCCGATCCATCTTTGACCACATTAAGCTACCACAGGCCAGCAAAAGCACATCAGAGTCATTTATTCAGCACATTGTGTCCTTAGTCCATCATGTCAAAG AACAGTATTTCAAGTCAGCTGGAATGACCCTAAGTGAGAGGTTCACTGCTTATCAGAAGGCTACTGAAGAACATAGCACCCGGCAAAAGAGTCCTGAAATACACAG GAGGATTGACATCTCTCCAAGTGCCCTGAGGAAGCATACCCGTTTAGCGGGAGAAGAAAGAGCCTTTAAAGAAGAAACTCAGAAA GGAGATAAAAAATTAAAGTGTGATGCTGCTGATCTTCGACATGACATCGACCGTCGTAGAAAAGAACGAAGTAAAGAACGAGGAGACTCTAAAGGTTCCAGAGAATCCAGTGGATCAAGAAAGCAAGAGAAAATTCCAAAAGATTACAAGGATTATAAATCTTACAAAGATGACAG TAAACAAAAAAGAGACCAAGACCGTTCTCGATCTTCCTCAACTTCCTCCCCATCTTCCTCCTCATCCAGTTCCCGAGAAGACAAGGActgcaagaaagaaagagatgaaGAGTTTAAACCCCATCACGAGCAAAAAGAATACCCAGGTTTTACAGGAGTTGGAAGACCTAGAGGCACATTT TTTCGAATTAGGGGCAGAGGAAGAGCCAGAGGCGTGTTTGCTGGAACAAATACTGGTCCCAGCAACTCAAACCCTACTTTTCAAAAGAGACCGAAGGAGGAGGAATGGGATCCTGAATATACCCCAAAAAGCAAGAAATACTTCTTG CATGACGACAGAGATGATGGTGTAGATTACTGGGCTAAAAGAGGAAGAGGCCGTGGCATTTTCCAGCGTGGCAGAGGAAGATTCAACTTCAAAAAATCAGGTAGCAGTCCAAAGTGGACGCATGACAAATACCAAGGGGATGGGCTTgtagaagatgaagaagaaaccATTGAAAGTGAAGACAAGGAGAGACGCAAAGACGAAAAG GAATAA
- the BCLAF1 gene encoding bcl-2-associated transcription factor 1 isoform X4 translates to MGRSNTRSHSSRSKSRSQSSSRSRSRSHSRKKRYSSRSRSRTYSRSRSRDRVYNRDYRRDYRNNRGMRRPYGYRGRGRGYYPGGGGRYHRGGYRPVWNRRHSRSPRRGRSRSRSPKRRSVSSQRSRSRSRRSYRSSRSPRSSSSRSSSPYSKSPVSSKRHGSSEKQAKKTEAAALQGSPLKNKSQEEEKGAFEHDPSEPLDDFNKSAAASGDIWPGLSAYDNSPRSPHSPSIASPPSQSSSCSDAHLLSTVHSAKDTPQHSHSIQHSPERSGSGSLGNGSSRYSPSQNSPLHHIPSRRSPAKAIASQNAPREETRMRSFYPEAGDQETAKGAKFLKRYTDEESRVYLLDRSNTREKDAQKERGSEKGRTEGEREWDDQEALEYYMDKETGKQKFNDSDGEDTEETEDYRQFRKSVLADQGKSFAASHRNAEDEGSKYKSKISMKANRENEGFREDKNYKLKETPSYVVERPNVPKDKHKEDDKISERMMKKETQSPEQVKSEKLKELFDYSPPLHKNLDAREKSTFREESPLRIKMIASDSHRPEVKLKMAPVPLDDSNRPASLTKDRLLASTLVHSVKKEQEFRSIFDHIKLPQASKSTSESFIQHIVSLVHHVKEQYFKSAGMTLSERFTAYQKATEEHSTRQKSPEIHRRIDISPSALRKHTRLAGEERAFKEETQKGDKKLKCDAADLRHDIDRRRKERSKERGDSKGSRESSGSRKQEKIPKDYKDYKSYKDDSKNVFVFYTAYGG, encoded by the exons ATGGGTCGCTCTAACACAAGATCACATTCTTCAAGATCGAAGTCCAGATCTCAGTCTAGTTCAAGGTCAAGATCCAGATCACACTCTAGAAAAAAGAGATACAG TTCTAGGTCTCGGTCCAGGACATACTCACGATCTCGCAGTAGAGATCGTGTCTATAATAGAGATTACCGCAGAGATTACAGAAATAATAGAGGAATGAGACGCCCATATGGCTACAGAGGAAGAGGTAGAGGATATTATCCAGGAGGCGGAGGTAGATATCACCGTGGAGGTTATCGACCAGTCTGGAATAGAAGACACTCTCGAAGCCCTAGACGGGGCCGCTcacgttccagaagtccaaaGAGAAGGTCGGTCTCTTCCCAGAGATCACGGAGCAGATCTCGCCGATCCTACAGATCTTCCAGGTCTCCAAGATCCTCATCATCTCGGTCTTCATCTCCATACAGCAAATCTCCTGTTTCTTCCAAAAGACATGGGtcatcagaaaagcaagcaaaGAAAACTGAGGCAGCTGCTTTGCAAGGcagcccattaaaaaataaatcacaagaggaagagaaaggtgCATTTGAACATGACCCATCTGAGCCGCTAGATGATTTCAATAAATCAGCAGCAGCTTCAGGTGATATATGGCCTGGCCTTTCAGCATATGATAATAGTCCAAGGTCTCCTCATAGTCCTTCTATTGCCTCCCCACCTAGTCAGAGTTCTTCATGCTCTGATGCCCACTTACTCAGCACAGTTCACTCAGCAAAGGACACACCTCAGCACTCACATTCCATTCAGCATAGCCCTGAGAGGTCTGGTTCTGGTTCCCTTGGAAATGGTTCCAGTCGTTATAGCCCTTCCCAGAATAGTCCACTGCATCACATTCCTTCAAGGAGAAGCCCTGCAAAAGCGATTGCATCACAGAATGCTCCACGCGAGGAGACTCGCATGCGCTCATTTTATCCAGAAGCTGGGGATCAGGAAACTGCAAAGGGTGCAAAGTTTCTGAAACG GTACACAGATGAAGAGTCTAGAGTATACCTGCTTGATAGAAGTAATACTAGGGAGAAAGAtgctcagaaagagagagggtcAGAGAAGGGAAggacagagggagaaagagagtggGATGATCAGGAAGCTTTGGAATATTATATGGATAAAGAGACTGGAAAACAAAAATTTAATGACTCTGATGGGGAAGACACAGAGGAGACGGAAGATTATAGACAGTTCAGAAAGTCTGTTCTGGCAGATCAGGGTAAGAGCTTTGCTGCATCTCACCGGAATGCTGAGGATGAAGGCTCCAAGTACAAATCTAAAATCTCTATGAAGGCAAATAGAGAAAATGAAGGATTTAGGGAAGATAAAAATTACAAGCTTAAGGAGACACCTAGCTATGTAGTGGAGAGGCCTAATGTGCCAAAAGATAAGCACAAGGAAGATGATAAAATTTCTGAGAGAATGATGAAGAAAGAAACCCAGTCACCTGAGCAGGTAAAGTCTGAGAAGCTCAAAGAACTCTTTGATTATAGTCCTCCCCTGCACAAGAATCTGGATGCAAGAGAGAAATCTACCTTCAGGGAGGAGAGCCCACTTAGGATCAAAATGATAGCCAGTGACTCCCATCGACCTGAAGTTAAACTTAAAATGGCACCTGTGCCACTTGATGATTCAAACAG ACCTGCTTCCTTGACTAAAGACAGGCTGCTTGCTAGTACACTTGTCCATTCAGTCAAGAAGGAGCAAGAGTTCCGATCCATCTTTGACCACATTAAGCTACCACAGGCCAGCAAAAGCACATCAGAGTCATTTATTCAGCACATTGTGTCCTTAGTCCATCATGTCAAAG AACAGTATTTCAAGTCAGCTGGAATGACCCTAAGTGAGAGGTTCACTGCTTATCAGAAGGCTACTGAAGAACATAGCACCCGGCAAAAGAGTCCTGAAATACACAG GAGGATTGACATCTCTCCAAGTGCCCTGAGGAAGCATACCCGTTTAGCGGGAGAAGAAAGAGCCTTTAAAGAAGAAACTCAGAAA GGAGATAAAAAATTAAAGTGTGATGCTGCTGATCTTCGACATGACATCGACCGTCGTAGAAAAGAACGAAGTAAAGAACGAGGAGACTCTAAAGGTTCCAGAGAATCCAGTGGATCAAGAAAGCAAGAGAAAATTCCAAAAGATTACAAGGATTATAAATCTTACAAAGATGACAG CAAAAATGTATTTGTCTTTTACACGGCTTATGGTGGATGA
- the BCLAF1 gene encoding bcl-2-associated transcription factor 1 isoform X3: MGRSNTRSHSSRSKSRSQSSSRSRSRSHSRKKRYSSRSRSRTYSRSRSRDRVYNRDYRRDYRNNRGMRRPYGYRGRGRGYYPGGGGRYHRGGYRPVWNRRHSRSPRRGRSRSRSPKRRSVSSQRSRSRSRRSYRSSRSPRSSSSRSSSPYSKSPVSSKRHGSSEKQAKKTEAAALQGSPLKNKSQEEEKGAFEHDPSEPLDDFNKSAAASGDIWPGLSAYDNSPRSPHSPSIASPPSQSSSCSDAHLLSTVHSAKDTPQHSHSIQHSPERSGSGSLGNGSSRYSPSQNSPLHHIPSRRSPAKAIASQNAPREETRMRSFYPEAGDQETAKGAKFLKRYTDEESRVYLLDRSNTREKDAQKERGSEKGRTEGEREWDDQEALEYYMDKETGKQKFNDSDGEDTEETEDYRQFRKSVLADQGKSFAASHRNAEDEGSKYKSKISMKANRENEGFREDKNYKLKETPSYVVERPNVPKDKHKEDDKISERMMKKETQSPEQVKSEKLKELFDYSPPLHKNLDAREKSTFREESPLRIKMIASDSHRPEVKLKMAPVPLDDSNRPASLTKDRLLASTLVHSVKKEQEFRSIFDHIKLPQASKSTSESFIQHIVSLVHHVKEQYFKSAGMTLSERFTAYQKATEEHSTRQKSPEIHRRIDISPSALRKHTRLAGEERAFKEETQKGDKKLKCDAADLRHDIDRRRKERSKERGDSKGSRESSGSRKQEKIPKDYKDYKSYKDDSKQKRDQDRSRSSSTSSPSSSSSSSREDKDCKKERDEEFKPHHEQKEYPGFTGVGRPRGTFHDDRDDGVDYWAKRGRGRGIFQRGRGRFNFKKSGSSPKWTHDKYQGDGLVEDEEETIESEDKERRKDEKE, encoded by the exons ATGGGTCGCTCTAACACAAGATCACATTCTTCAAGATCGAAGTCCAGATCTCAGTCTAGTTCAAGGTCAAGATCCAGATCACACTCTAGAAAAAAGAGATACAG TTCTAGGTCTCGGTCCAGGACATACTCACGATCTCGCAGTAGAGATCGTGTCTATAATAGAGATTACCGCAGAGATTACAGAAATAATAGAGGAATGAGACGCCCATATGGCTACAGAGGAAGAGGTAGAGGATATTATCCAGGAGGCGGAGGTAGATATCACCGTGGAGGTTATCGACCAGTCTGGAATAGAAGACACTCTCGAAGCCCTAGACGGGGCCGCTcacgttccagaagtccaaaGAGAAGGTCGGTCTCTTCCCAGAGATCACGGAGCAGATCTCGCCGATCCTACAGATCTTCCAGGTCTCCAAGATCCTCATCATCTCGGTCTTCATCTCCATACAGCAAATCTCCTGTTTCTTCCAAAAGACATGGGtcatcagaaaagcaagcaaaGAAAACTGAGGCAGCTGCTTTGCAAGGcagcccattaaaaaataaatcacaagaggaagagaaaggtgCATTTGAACATGACCCATCTGAGCCGCTAGATGATTTCAATAAATCAGCAGCAGCTTCAGGTGATATATGGCCTGGCCTTTCAGCATATGATAATAGTCCAAGGTCTCCTCATAGTCCTTCTATTGCCTCCCCACCTAGTCAGAGTTCTTCATGCTCTGATGCCCACTTACTCAGCACAGTTCACTCAGCAAAGGACACACCTCAGCACTCACATTCCATTCAGCATAGCCCTGAGAGGTCTGGTTCTGGTTCCCTTGGAAATGGTTCCAGTCGTTATAGCCCTTCCCAGAATAGTCCACTGCATCACATTCCTTCAAGGAGAAGCCCTGCAAAAGCGATTGCATCACAGAATGCTCCACGCGAGGAGACTCGCATGCGCTCATTTTATCCAGAAGCTGGGGATCAGGAAACTGCAAAGGGTGCAAAGTTTCTGAAACG GTACACAGATGAAGAGTCTAGAGTATACCTGCTTGATAGAAGTAATACTAGGGAGAAAGAtgctcagaaagagagagggtcAGAGAAGGGAAggacagagggagaaagagagtggGATGATCAGGAAGCTTTGGAATATTATATGGATAAAGAGACTGGAAAACAAAAATTTAATGACTCTGATGGGGAAGACACAGAGGAGACGGAAGATTATAGACAGTTCAGAAAGTCTGTTCTGGCAGATCAGGGTAAGAGCTTTGCTGCATCTCACCGGAATGCTGAGGATGAAGGCTCCAAGTACAAATCTAAAATCTCTATGAAGGCAAATAGAGAAAATGAAGGATTTAGGGAAGATAAAAATTACAAGCTTAAGGAGACACCTAGCTATGTAGTGGAGAGGCCTAATGTGCCAAAAGATAAGCACAAGGAAGATGATAAAATTTCTGAGAGAATGATGAAGAAAGAAACCCAGTCACCTGAGCAGGTAAAGTCTGAGAAGCTCAAAGAACTCTTTGATTATAGTCCTCCCCTGCACAAGAATCTGGATGCAAGAGAGAAATCTACCTTCAGGGAGGAGAGCCCACTTAGGATCAAAATGATAGCCAGTGACTCCCATCGACCTGAAGTTAAACTTAAAATGGCACCTGTGCCACTTGATGATTCAAACAG ACCTGCTTCCTTGACTAAAGACAGGCTGCTTGCTAGTACACTTGTCCATTCAGTCAAGAAGGAGCAAGAGTTCCGATCCATCTTTGACCACATTAAGCTACCACAGGCCAGCAAAAGCACATCAGAGTCATTTATTCAGCACATTGTGTCCTTAGTCCATCATGTCAAAG AACAGTATTTCAAGTCAGCTGGAATGACCCTAAGTGAGAGGTTCACTGCTTATCAGAAGGCTACTGAAGAACATAGCACCCGGCAAAAGAGTCCTGAAATACACAG GAGGATTGACATCTCTCCAAGTGCCCTGAGGAAGCATACCCGTTTAGCGGGAGAAGAAAGAGCCTTTAAAGAAGAAACTCAGAAA GGAGATAAAAAATTAAAGTGTGATGCTGCTGATCTTCGACATGACATCGACCGTCGTAGAAAAGAACGAAGTAAAGAACGAGGAGACTCTAAAGGTTCCAGAGAATCCAGTGGATCAAGAAAGCAAGAGAAAATTCCAAAAGATTACAAGGATTATAAATCTTACAAAGATGACAG TAAACAAAAAAGAGACCAAGACCGTTCTCGATCTTCCTCAACTTCCTCCCCATCTTCCTCCTCATCCAGTTCCCGAGAAGACAAGGActgcaagaaagaaagagatgaaGAGTTTAAACCCCATCACGAGCAAAAAGAATACCCAGGTTTTACAGGAGTTGGAAGACCTAGAGGCACATTT CATGACGACAGAGATGATGGTGTAGATTACTGGGCTAAAAGAGGAAGAGGCCGTGGCATTTTCCAGCGTGGCAGAGGAAGATTCAACTTCAAAAAATCAGGTAGCAGTCCAAAGTGGACGCATGACAAATACCAAGGGGATGGGCTTgtagaagatgaagaagaaaccATTGAAAGTGAAGACAAGGAGAGACGCAAAGACGAAAAG GAATAA
- the BCLAF1 gene encoding bcl-2-associated transcription factor 1 isoform X2, protein MGRSNTRSHSSRSKSRSQSSSRSRSRSHSRKKRYSSRSRSRTYSRSRSRDRVYNRDYRRDYRNNRGMRRPYGYRGRGRGYYPGGGGRYHRGGYRPVWNRRHSRSPRRGRSRSRSPKRRSVSSQRSRSRSRRSYRSSRSPRSSSSRSSSPYSKSPVSSKRHGSSEKQAKKTEAAALQGSPLKNKSQEEEKGAFEHDPSEPLDDFNKSAAASGDIWPGLSAYDNSPRSPHSPSIASPPSQSSSCSDAHLLSTVHSAKDTPQHSHSIQHSPERSGSGSLGNGSSRYSPSQNSPLHHIPSRRSPAKAIASQNAPREETRMRSFYPEAGDQETAKGAKFLKRYTDEESRVYLLDRSNTREKDAQKERGSEKGRTEGEREWDDQEALEYYMDKETGKQKFNDSDGEDTEETEDYRQFRKSVLADQGKSFAASHRNAEDEGSKYKSKISMKANRENEGFREDKNYKLKETPSYVVERPNVPKDKHKEDDKISERMMKKETQSPEQVKSEKLKELFDYSPPLHKNLDAREKSTFREESPLRIKMIASDSHRPEVKLKMAPVPLDDSNRPASLTKDRLLASTLVHSVKKEQEFRSIFDHIKLPQASKSTSESFIQHIVSLVHHVKEQYFKSAGMTLSERFTAYQKATEEHSTRQKSPEIHRRIDISPSALRKHTRLAGEERAFKEETQKGDKKLKCDAADLRHDIDRRRKERSKERGDSKGSRESSGSRKQEKIPKDYKDYKSYKDDSSREDKDCKKERDEEFKPHHEQKEYPGFTGVGRPRGTFFRIRGRGRARGVFAGTNTGPSNSNPTFQKRPKEEEWDPEYTPKSKKYFLHDDRDDGVDYWAKRGRGRGIFQRGRGRFNFKKSGSSPKWTHDKYQGDGLVEDEEETIESEDKERRKDEKE, encoded by the exons ATGGGTCGCTCTAACACAAGATCACATTCTTCAAGATCGAAGTCCAGATCTCAGTCTAGTTCAAGGTCAAGATCCAGATCACACTCTAGAAAAAAGAGATACAG TTCTAGGTCTCGGTCCAGGACATACTCACGATCTCGCAGTAGAGATCGTGTCTATAATAGAGATTACCGCAGAGATTACAGAAATAATAGAGGAATGAGACGCCCATATGGCTACAGAGGAAGAGGTAGAGGATATTATCCAGGAGGCGGAGGTAGATATCACCGTGGAGGTTATCGACCAGTCTGGAATAGAAGACACTCTCGAAGCCCTAGACGGGGCCGCTcacgttccagaagtccaaaGAGAAGGTCGGTCTCTTCCCAGAGATCACGGAGCAGATCTCGCCGATCCTACAGATCTTCCAGGTCTCCAAGATCCTCATCATCTCGGTCTTCATCTCCATACAGCAAATCTCCTGTTTCTTCCAAAAGACATGGGtcatcagaaaagcaagcaaaGAAAACTGAGGCAGCTGCTTTGCAAGGcagcccattaaaaaataaatcacaagaggaagagaaaggtgCATTTGAACATGACCCATCTGAGCCGCTAGATGATTTCAATAAATCAGCAGCAGCTTCAGGTGATATATGGCCTGGCCTTTCAGCATATGATAATAGTCCAAGGTCTCCTCATAGTCCTTCTATTGCCTCCCCACCTAGTCAGAGTTCTTCATGCTCTGATGCCCACTTACTCAGCACAGTTCACTCAGCAAAGGACACACCTCAGCACTCACATTCCATTCAGCATAGCCCTGAGAGGTCTGGTTCTGGTTCCCTTGGAAATGGTTCCAGTCGTTATAGCCCTTCCCAGAATAGTCCACTGCATCACATTCCTTCAAGGAGAAGCCCTGCAAAAGCGATTGCATCACAGAATGCTCCACGCGAGGAGACTCGCATGCGCTCATTTTATCCAGAAGCTGGGGATCAGGAAACTGCAAAGGGTGCAAAGTTTCTGAAACG GTACACAGATGAAGAGTCTAGAGTATACCTGCTTGATAGAAGTAATACTAGGGAGAAAGAtgctcagaaagagagagggtcAGAGAAGGGAAggacagagggagaaagagagtggGATGATCAGGAAGCTTTGGAATATTATATGGATAAAGAGACTGGAAAACAAAAATTTAATGACTCTGATGGGGAAGACACAGAGGAGACGGAAGATTATAGACAGTTCAGAAAGTCTGTTCTGGCAGATCAGGGTAAGAGCTTTGCTGCATCTCACCGGAATGCTGAGGATGAAGGCTCCAAGTACAAATCTAAAATCTCTATGAAGGCAAATAGAGAAAATGAAGGATTTAGGGAAGATAAAAATTACAAGCTTAAGGAGACACCTAGCTATGTAGTGGAGAGGCCTAATGTGCCAAAAGATAAGCACAAGGAAGATGATAAAATTTCTGAGAGAATGATGAAGAAAGAAACCCAGTCACCTGAGCAGGTAAAGTCTGAGAAGCTCAAAGAACTCTTTGATTATAGTCCTCCCCTGCACAAGAATCTGGATGCAAGAGAGAAATCTACCTTCAGGGAGGAGAGCCCACTTAGGATCAAAATGATAGCCAGTGACTCCCATCGACCTGAAGTTAAACTTAAAATGGCACCTGTGCCACTTGATGATTCAAACAG ACCTGCTTCCTTGACTAAAGACAGGCTGCTTGCTAGTACACTTGTCCATTCAGTCAAGAAGGAGCAAGAGTTCCGATCCATCTTTGACCACATTAAGCTACCACAGGCCAGCAAAAGCACATCAGAGTCATTTATTCAGCACATTGTGTCCTTAGTCCATCATGTCAAAG AACAGTATTTCAAGTCAGCTGGAATGACCCTAAGTGAGAGGTTCACTGCTTATCAGAAGGCTACTGAAGAACATAGCACCCGGCAAAAGAGTCCTGAAATACACAG GAGGATTGACATCTCTCCAAGTGCCCTGAGGAAGCATACCCGTTTAGCGGGAGAAGAAAGAGCCTTTAAAGAAGAAACTCAGAAA GGAGATAAAAAATTAAAGTGTGATGCTGCTGATCTTCGACATGACATCGACCGTCGTAGAAAAGAACGAAGTAAAGAACGAGGAGACTCTAAAGGTTCCAGAGAATCCAGTGGATCAAGAAAGCAAGAGAAAATTCCAAAAGATTACAAGGATTATAAATCTTACAAAGATGACAG TTCCCGAGAAGACAAGGActgcaagaaagaaagagatgaaGAGTTTAAACCCCATCACGAGCAAAAAGAATACCCAGGTTTTACAGGAGTTGGAAGACCTAGAGGCACATTT TTTCGAATTAGGGGCAGAGGAAGAGCCAGAGGCGTGTTTGCTGGAACAAATACTGGTCCCAGCAACTCAAACCCTACTTTTCAAAAGAGACCGAAGGAGGAGGAATGGGATCCTGAATATACCCCAAAAAGCAAGAAATACTTCTTG CATGACGACAGAGATGATGGTGTAGATTACTGGGCTAAAAGAGGAAGAGGCCGTGGCATTTTCCAGCGTGGCAGAGGAAGATTCAACTTCAAAAAATCAGGTAGCAGTCCAAAGTGGACGCATGACAAATACCAAGGGGATGGGCTTgtagaagatgaagaagaaaccATTGAAAGTGAAGACAAGGAGAGACGCAAAGACGAAAAG GAATAA